TGACTCAGGCCATAAGCAATGGGAAAAGGCAAGTGGAGGCTTTGTAGAGAGTTATCGCTTTTTCTTCTGTTTGAGGCTTTTTCGTCGTTTGACTATCATTTCGTACAGTTTGTCCATGCCTTCATGAAGCCCATCGCCTATGATGGCACAGGCCGGTTGGATGTGGTAGGTGGTGGCAGGCGTGAGCTCCTGGAGCGCCAGCTGCTTCTCTATATCCGCCACAGACAGAGATCTCGGCAGGTCCTGTTTATTAGCTATTACTAAGAGCGGCGTTCCTTGGTTTTCAGCGAATTTGGTCACTTTATGCAGCTCCGTCTTGGCCTCCTCCAGTCGATCCACGTCTACAGAGTCCACCACATAAATAATGCCATCCGTGCACCTACTGTAAGATTTCCACAAGGGCCGGAGTTTCTCCTGCCCACCAACGTCCCAGAAATGACAGCTTAATCCTTTGGCCGTGCCGTTACTCAATTTGATTTTTTCCGTGTTGAATCCTATTGTAGGCACAGTGTTGACAAACTCGTTGAATTTCAGCCTATAAAGGACGGTTGTTTTCCCTGCAGAGTCCAAGCCAAGCATCACTATATGGAGGGACTGAAACGCAGATATGTTGGAGAAACTGTTCCCCATTTTGATCTCCTCGTTAGTAGGGGTATAACCAATGCAGCCCCCGTCGGCACCAGCGACTCGACCAAATTCAGACTGGATGTGATGGAGCGATCATTGCAGTGCGCGTGAGATCTGCTCGGTAAACACTCCTCTATGAGCGGAGAGTCTCTGCAGTAACCGCTCACATCAATATTCCCACCACAAACTGCTGGAAATTCCTTCTGACTGCTCAGCGTTCAGTCTCTCCCGGCGCTCGTCCACATCAGTGATGAATGAATGTGATCAGAGATCTCTTTTAGGCATGAGCGCGCTTACTCAAGCGGTCGATGATGGACACAAGCGAGCGAGTATATGGTAATGAATGGAAGCAAGCAGCTGCTCATCACACTGGAGAAACTCCGCCCGCATTTCGTGTGAAACTGAAAAAACAAACCCCTCTTATGGCAAACTAGCTATTCCTTAAACTAAAAAGTTGTTGCCCTGcctatctttttatttttcaataataaaGCCAATTATCACTTAACAATTAAATATTCGTTTTGTGTCCACTTTAAAAACCTTCGCCATATAGTGAAAcaaatatattatcatatttcatatataacTACAAAGCTATATGGgatttcattcaaagagttttttgttgttgttgtattcttAAAACTAACTAACCAAAAGTACAAACAATATTAAGTTTTAGAGTATTACTTTAGCTAAAgtatttttatcaaaaaaaaaaaaaaaaggtttattttccCACAAAAATTAGTTGTTTCATCAATGTTCaataaaaacatatacattttgTACCATCATGCACTATGGGAGTAGTGAAAAGAATGTGTTCCTTTATTAGCCCCATTGCACCCTTGCTGATTAGTGTAGTTGATCAACCATTCAGCATTAAAAGTTGTATCAACATTGAAACAACAACTGACATTTCAACCGTGTTTTAAAGTTGAAGGTCAGTCACATGGAGGCTGGGGATAGTTTTGAAATTATTGCTAGTGGGCTTTGCCTATAGtgatttagtaaaataatagtatagTTTAAcggattaaatgttaaaatggcttTCCACACAGCTCCCCTCAGAGTTCTCTAGTTTTCTTGGAAGATGGGAGGCATTCGTCCAGAAACTAGGGTGCGTCAACGAAATTTGTCTTTTaacacgttaaaaaaaaaaaaaaaaaaaaaaaaaaaacctttttagacACGCATTTTCACACCTTCCTGAAATCATCAAGCTGCTAATATTTACACTTCTCATCTGAAATCCTTAAAAAAACATAGTAACTGCGTGTCTAAGGCAGTTTGGTAAATCGTCTGACTGAAATCTTTTCTCAAACATTATATTTCTCATTTAATTTCAGTCATCTCTGGCTTACTTTGTGGCTATTTTTTGATATATATCGCCACCTGGCGTCCATAgtacatacacatttttttcttctatatCCAGTTTTTACTATAGGAAAAGTAATTTAAGTACTTTAGGTGAACTTTTATTGACAAATCATTATGCCTAAGTAGTCCAAACCAATGATCAGTGCTGTTACTATTAAACATAGGAGTACTGAGGTAAATAGGCCTATCACATATTGAAAAGTTACACGAATTTACTCAGCTACACCTTCAAGAACTTCAAAAGTGCAAATATGAACTTCTAGCTATCAAAAAGTTTCAAAGTTGAActtaaaggttctataatgatccACTGGTTATTTGGCAGTTATTTTTAGAACCTTTGTTGTGGTAAAAGGTTCATATTAGAACCTAGCTTAAGGTGTTTTGATGAACCTTTTCTAAGATGTACTGTAAAGACTAGACTGAGTACACCATTTGCTTGTTACATTAGTAAATGACtatttaatttactattaatgtttttaaattatactCCGTATTATTGAATTTACTTTTATTCAGGTGATGTCAGATGCAGTTGTGACCTCCATCTGTTTAACCAAAATGTTTAGGCGTTG
The genomic region above belongs to Carassius carassius chromosome 11, fCarCar2.1, whole genome shotgun sequence and contains:
- the LOC132152904 gene encoding ADP-ribosylation factor-like protein 4C, with the translated sequence MGNSFSNISAFQSLHIVMLGLDSAGKTTVLYRLKFNEFVNTVPTIGFNTEKIKLSNGTAKGLSCHFWDVGGQEKLRPLWKSYSRCTDGIIYVVDSVDVDRLEEAKTELHKVTKFAENQGTPLLVIANKQDLPRSLSVADIEKQLALQELTPATTYHIQPACAIIGDGLHEGMDKLYEMIVKRRKSLKQKKKR